From Burkholderia pseudomultivorans, the proteins below share one genomic window:
- a CDS encoding CynX/NimT family MFS transporter, whose amino-acid sequence MTESPVAAPAAATASRSYRAAVANVVLASIVSAFHVGKATIALPSLRHEFGGSLASLSAIMSVFPFVGVIGGIAAGLLVRRWGDRLLLIAGLAMLGAASLAGAWTNSFALLLGTRFAEGLGFVIVVVAAPAVLNRVTPPERRNLVFGLWSTFMPAGIALSMLVGPLLGGWRNGWLAAAILTLVAAAAVPVTTSADTPTSSDAGAPRIGTALREVLAKRSTTLLALGFATYNVQFFAVMAFLPVFLMQRLGVAVGTAGLIGAAIVAACVIGNLSAGWLLSRGARPGIVMAATSVAIGAAGIGFFSAATPAPIAVALGFAFSAIAGMLPATILACAPGSAPSPSLAPLSIGWVVQGNYLGQVIGPLAIGAIVGAFGWPGGIGLMIAAAALGTAIGLALLREPTGRR is encoded by the coding sequence ATGACCGAATCGCCTGTCGCCGCGCCCGCCGCCGCGACCGCTTCTCGCAGTTACCGCGCCGCCGTCGCGAACGTCGTGCTGGCCAGCATCGTGTCGGCGTTTCACGTCGGCAAGGCGACGATCGCGCTGCCGTCGCTTCGGCACGAATTCGGCGGTTCGCTCGCGTCGCTGAGCGCGATCATGTCGGTGTTCCCGTTCGTCGGCGTGATCGGCGGGATCGCCGCCGGCCTGCTGGTGCGGCGCTGGGGCGACCGATTGCTGCTGATTGCGGGCCTCGCGATGCTCGGCGCGGCCAGTCTCGCCGGCGCATGGACGAACAGCTTCGCGCTGCTGCTCGGCACGCGTTTCGCCGAAGGGCTCGGCTTCGTGATCGTCGTCGTCGCCGCGCCGGCCGTGCTCAATCGCGTGACGCCGCCCGAACGGCGCAATCTCGTGTTCGGTCTGTGGAGCACGTTCATGCCTGCCGGCATCGCGCTGTCGATGCTCGTCGGGCCGCTGCTCGGCGGCTGGCGCAACGGCTGGCTCGCGGCCGCGATCCTCACGCTCGTCGCGGCGGCGGCGGTGCCCGTCACGACGTCCGCCGACACGCCGACCTCGTCGGACGCGGGCGCGCCGCGCATCGGCACCGCGCTGCGCGAGGTGCTTGCGAAGCGCTCGACGACGCTCCTCGCGCTCGGCTTCGCCACCTACAACGTGCAGTTCTTCGCGGTGATGGCGTTCCTGCCGGTGTTCCTGATGCAGCGCCTCGGCGTCGCGGTCGGCACCGCCGGGCTGATCGGCGCGGCGATCGTCGCCGCCTGCGTGATCGGCAACCTGAGCGCCGGCTGGCTGCTGTCGCGCGGCGCGCGACCGGGGATCGTGATGGCCGCGACCTCGGTCGCGATCGGTGCGGCGGGCATCGGCTTTTTCAGCGCGGCGACGCCCGCGCCGATCGCGGTCGCGCTGGGCTTTGCGTTCTCCGCGATCGCGGGAATGCTGCCGGCGACGATCCTGGCGTGCGCGCCGGGCTCCGCGCCGTCGCCATCGCTTGCGCCGCTCAGCATCGGCTGGGTCGTGCAGGGCAACTATCTCGGACAGGTGATCGGGCCGCTGGCGATCGGCGCGATCGTCGGTGCGTTCGGCTGGCCGGGCGGGATCGGGCTGATGATCGCGGCCGCCGCGCTCGGCACGGCGATCGGCCTGGCGCTGCTGCGCGAACCGACGGGCCGGCGTTGA
- a CDS encoding helix-turn-helix transcriptional regulator, producing the protein MSTTAAFRTAMDAIRTVADPDPPWAALLDAARTLVGADAAGLMIFSTGYELAVLRQHGLDDSAEQDYRNHFAHDDPIVRAAQHSAKCTWLNSDRLRVAPDVSRHPFYNEYLPTHRIGQVLACELTVNREIRAGITFLRATSPAAPRDDDANSPVGRFVRALSKAIDDRARALQARMDALDTGLAAVGDAMLLITPRASILMRTANATEWLVEGRLLGPTERTLTHPHPALAAGLRRAIARADSSRQAVTFSVPTSWGEGLRLDIAPAPPAFTFANESTLIVRMRKNSAFAVPGLDELAAFFSLTPAEARVLAALVSGHSPAEYAAATGVATATVRNQIGSLMRKMSCSRQSELVRLGTLLF; encoded by the coding sequence ATGTCCACGACCGCCGCCTTCCGAACCGCGATGGACGCGATCCGCACTGTGGCGGATCCCGATCCGCCGTGGGCGGCGCTGCTCGATGCGGCGCGAACCTTGGTGGGTGCCGACGCGGCCGGCCTGATGATCTTCAGTACCGGATACGAACTGGCGGTGCTTCGCCAGCATGGGCTCGACGACAGCGCGGAGCAGGACTATCGCAACCACTTCGCACACGACGATCCGATCGTGCGGGCCGCGCAGCACTCGGCGAAATGCACGTGGCTGAACAGCGACCGGTTGCGCGTCGCGCCCGACGTGAGTCGTCATCCGTTCTACAACGAATATCTGCCGACCCATCGCATCGGCCAGGTGCTCGCGTGCGAACTGACCGTCAACCGCGAAATACGCGCCGGCATCACCTTCCTGCGCGCGACGTCGCCGGCGGCGCCGCGCGACGACGACGCGAATTCGCCGGTCGGCCGTTTCGTGCGGGCGCTGTCGAAAGCCATCGACGATCGCGCCCGCGCGTTGCAGGCGCGCATGGACGCGCTCGACACCGGCCTGGCCGCCGTCGGCGACGCGATGCTGCTGATCACGCCACGCGCGTCGATCCTGATGCGCACCGCCAACGCGACCGAATGGCTGGTCGAAGGCCGGCTGCTGGGCCCGACCGAACGGACGCTGACCCATCCGCATCCGGCGCTCGCCGCCGGTCTGAGGCGGGCGATCGCGCGAGCGGATTCGAGCCGGCAAGCCGTGACGTTTTCGGTTCCGACGTCGTGGGGAGAAGGCCTGCGGCTCGATATCGCGCCGGCCCCGCCCGCGTTCACGTTCGCAAACGAATCGACGCTGATCGTACGAATGCGCAAGAACAGCGCATTCGCGGTGCCCGGGCTCGACGAACTGGCCGCCTTCTTCTCGCTGACGCCGGCCGAGGCGCGCGTGCTCGCCGCGCTCGTCAGCGGCCACTCGCCGGCGGAATATGCGGCCGCGACGGGCGTTGCGACCGCAACGGTGCGCAACCAGATCGGTTCGCTGATGAGAAAGATGTCGTGCAGCCGTCAATCCGAGCTCGTCCGGCTCGGCACGCTGCTGTTCTGA
- a CDS encoding 2,3-butanediol dehydrogenase, with product MKAAVWRGRRDIRVEEVPVPERPPAGWVQIRVHWCGICGSDLHEYVAGPVFIPVDAPHPLTGLKGQCILGHEFSGEIAALGAGVTGFAVGDRVTADACQHCGKCWYCTHGLYNICENLAFTGLMNNGAFAEYVNVPAELLYRLPDNFPTEAGALIEPLAVGLHAVKKAGSIVGQTVVVVGAGTIGLCTIMCAKAAGAGRVIALEMSAARKAKALEVGASVVIDPKTSDAIAEVKALTGGYGADVSFECIGHTATAKLAIDVIRKAGKSVMVGIFEEPTSFNFFDIVSTEKEVIGSLAYNGEFADVIRFIADGRIDVRPLITGRIALGDIVARGFEELVNHKDRNVKIIVQPGS from the coding sequence ATGAAGGCCGCCGTCTGGCGCGGCCGCCGCGACATCCGCGTCGAAGAGGTTCCCGTTCCCGAGCGCCCGCCGGCCGGCTGGGTCCAGATTCGCGTGCACTGGTGCGGCATCTGCGGGTCGGACCTGCACGAATACGTCGCCGGGCCCGTGTTCATCCCGGTCGACGCGCCGCACCCGCTGACGGGCCTGAAAGGCCAGTGCATCCTCGGCCACGAGTTCAGCGGCGAGATCGCGGCGCTGGGGGCGGGCGTGACCGGCTTCGCGGTCGGCGATCGCGTGACGGCCGACGCGTGCCAGCATTGCGGCAAGTGCTGGTATTGCACGCACGGCCTCTACAACATCTGCGAGAACCTCGCGTTCACCGGGCTGATGAACAACGGCGCGTTCGCCGAATACGTGAACGTGCCGGCCGAACTGCTGTACCGGCTGCCCGACAACTTCCCGACCGAGGCCGGCGCGCTGATCGAGCCGCTCGCGGTCGGGCTGCATGCGGTGAAAAAAGCCGGCAGCATCGTCGGGCAGACGGTCGTCGTGGTCGGCGCGGGCACCATCGGCCTGTGCACGATCATGTGCGCGAAGGCCGCGGGCGCCGGGCGCGTGATCGCGCTGGAGATGTCGGCGGCGCGCAAGGCGAAGGCGCTGGAGGTCGGCGCGAGCGTCGTCATCGACCCGAAGACGTCGGACGCGATCGCCGAAGTCAAGGCGCTGACGGGCGGCTATGGTGCGGACGTGTCGTTCGAATGCATCGGGCACACGGCCACCGCGAAGCTCGCGATCGACGTGATCCGCAAGGCGGGCAAGTCGGTGATGGTCGGCATCTTCGAAGAGCCGACCTCGTTCAACTTCTTCGACATCGTGTCGACCGAGAAGGAGGTGATCGGCTCGCTCGCGTACAACGGCGAATTCGCGGACGTGATCCGCTTCATCGCGGACGGCCGCATCGACGTGCGGCCGCTGATCACCGGGCGGATCGCGCTCGGCGATATCGTCGCGCGCGGCTTCGAGGAACTGGTCAATCACAAGGACCGGAACGTGAAGATCATCGTGCAGCCGGGGAGCTGA
- a CDS encoding alpha/beta fold hydrolase, whose product MHGDAPTLFLHGGPGGCAAFERAHFGRSLPIHWWDQPRSVVLYPSPFGALVGAAEAELRLLAQRGGGPVDVVAHAFGATLALGLAARMPDALGRVVLLAPVADVGAAFVRLAMSLDAGGNDAGFVTAALAAFRERPDFARFSLLVDAIVRARSAVAMVPAQWRHRARAPCRGMFDRDVFDAVVGDAWSRPLPLPSPQHGAAFAARVHVVLGAADPMLDVDIECRRWAALCPAARFSVVPGGHFVHLDAPLSAWWPP is encoded by the coding sequence ATGCACGGCGACGCGCCCACGCTGTTCCTGCACGGTGGCCCTGGCGGCTGCGCCGCGTTCGAGCGCGCGCACTTCGGCCGCTCGCTGCCGATTCATTGGTGGGATCAGCCGCGCTCGGTCGTCCTGTACCCGAGCCCGTTCGGCGCGCTCGTCGGCGCGGCCGAGGCTGAACTGCGGCTGCTCGCGCAGCGCGGAGGCGGGCCGGTCGACGTGGTGGCCCATGCGTTCGGTGCAACGCTCGCGCTCGGACTGGCTGCGCGCATGCCGGATGCGCTTGGCAGGGTCGTGCTGCTGGCGCCGGTCGCCGATGTCGGCGCGGCGTTCGTGCGGCTCGCGATGTCGCTCGATGCCGGCGGGAACGATGCGGGGTTCGTGACGGCGGCGCTGGCGGCGTTTCGCGAACGCCCGGATTTTGCGCGGTTCAGCTTGCTGGTCGATGCGATCGTGCGGGCGCGATCGGCGGTGGCGATGGTCCCGGCACAATGGCGGCACCGCGCGCGGGCGCCGTGCCGCGGCATGTTCGACCGTGACGTATTCGACGCGGTCGTCGGCGATGCGTGGTCACGGCCGTTGCCGCTGCCGTCGCCGCAACACGGCGCGGCGTTTGCCGCGCGTGTGCACGTGGTGCTCGGTGCCGCCGATCCGATGCTCGACGTCGATATCGAATGCCGCCGGTGGGCGGCGCTGTGTCCGGCCGCCCGTTTCAGCGTCGTGCCGGGCGGCCATTTCGTTCATCTCGATGCGCCGCTGTCCGCATGGTGGCCGCCGTAG
- a CDS encoding DUF3331 domain-containing protein, with translation MPNLMERLISEYVSYHLLACDEPDAGPSPGTAGMAREMMEADRALLSEHGAPAVSSLRPQLFVTILEAGDDGLLVRWSESGRCHYGEQRWRLRVALQPGRCAISGRPIEPGEPVYRPVRRPVPVNGDEMICPAAVPGAENAASDAVDASDPADVLG, from the coding sequence ATGCCGAACCTCATGGAAAGACTCATCAGCGAATACGTGTCGTACCACCTGCTGGCCTGCGACGAACCGGATGCGGGGCCGTCGCCCGGCACGGCGGGAATGGCGCGCGAGATGATGGAGGCCGACCGCGCGCTGCTGTCGGAGCATGGTGCGCCGGCTGTCTCGTCGTTGCGTCCGCAACTGTTCGTCACGATCCTGGAGGCCGGCGACGACGGTTTGCTGGTGCGCTGGAGCGAAAGCGGCCGTTGTCATTACGGCGAACAGCGCTGGCGGCTGCGCGTCGCGCTGCAGCCGGGACGCTGTGCGATCTCGGGGCGGCCGATCGAGCCGGGCGAACCGGTGTACCGACCGGTGCGGCGACCGGTGCCCGTCAACGGCGACGAGATGATCTGCCCGGCGGCGGTGCCGGGCGCGGAGAACGCCGCATCGGACGCCGTCGACGCGAGCGATCCGGCCGACGTCCTCGGCTGA
- a CDS encoding GNAT family N-acetyltransferase → MSTLTNDYRQPIGHPVSDWSARPRPERIVLEGRYCRLEPLDAERHASDLYAAYAQAPNGSDWTYLAHGPYADEAGYRDYARSAQASADPLHYTVIDRSTNRAVGTLALMRIDPANGVIEVGSVTFSPLLKRTPVSTEAQYLLMKYAFDTLGYRRYEWKCDDLNEPSRQAAVRLGFRYEGTFRQAIVYKGRNRDTAWYSIVDGEWPAVAAAFEAWLSPDNFDAQGAQRQSLAAIRHAQADARDAAGRTNHATRVTVRPLVAADEAAWRPLWQGYQKFYNTALSDAVFATTWARLMDPDEPMFVLGAFDASGTMIGIVHAIYHRSCWTEGPYCYLQDLFTSADARGQGAGGALIEAVYERAREAGASRVYWLTHETNTTARALYDRLANNAGFIQYRKDLK, encoded by the coding sequence TTGTCCACGCTCACCAACGACTACCGACAACCCATCGGCCACCCCGTTTCCGACTGGTCCGCGCGCCCGCGCCCGGAACGCATCGTGCTCGAGGGCCGCTACTGCCGTCTCGAACCGCTCGACGCCGAGCGCCATGCGTCCGACCTGTACGCCGCGTACGCGCAGGCGCCAAACGGCAGCGACTGGACCTATCTCGCGCACGGCCCGTATGCCGACGAAGCCGGCTACCGCGACTACGCGCGCAGCGCGCAGGCAAGCGCCGATCCGCTGCACTACACGGTGATCGATCGCTCGACGAACCGCGCGGTCGGCACGCTCGCGCTGATGCGCATCGATCCGGCCAACGGCGTGATCGAGGTCGGCTCGGTCACGTTCTCGCCGCTGCTCAAGCGCACGCCGGTATCGACCGAAGCGCAGTACCTGCTGATGAAGTATGCGTTCGACACGCTCGGCTACCGCCGCTACGAATGGAAGTGCGACGACCTCAACGAGCCGTCGCGCCAGGCGGCGGTCCGGCTCGGCTTTCGCTACGAGGGCACGTTCCGGCAGGCGATCGTCTACAAGGGCCGCAATCGCGATACCGCGTGGTATTCGATCGTCGACGGCGAATGGCCGGCCGTCGCGGCCGCGTTCGAAGCGTGGCTGTCGCCGGACAACTTCGACGCGCAAGGCGCGCAGCGGCAGTCGCTCGCCGCGATCCGTCACGCGCAGGCCGACGCGCGCGACGCGGCCGGCCGCACGAACCACGCGACGCGCGTCACGGTGCGGCCGCTGGTGGCCGCCGACGAAGCCGCATGGCGCCCGCTGTGGCAGGGTTACCAGAAGTTCTACAACACCGCGCTGAGCGACGCGGTGTTCGCGACGACGTGGGCGCGCCTGATGGATCCGGACGAGCCGATGTTCGTGCTCGGCGCATTCGACGCGTCCGGGACGATGATCGGGATCGTGCACGCGATCTACCACCGCTCGTGCTGGACCGAAGGGCCGTACTGCTATCTGCAGGACCTGTTCACGTCCGCCGACGCGCGCGGCCAGGGCGCCGGCGGCGCGCTGATCGAGGCCGTGTACGAACGGGCGCGCGAGGCCGGCGCAAGCCGCGTGTACTGGCTCACGCACGAGACCAACACGACCGCCCGCGCGCTGTACGACCGGCTCGCGAACAACGCGGGGTTCATCCAGTACCGGAAGGATCTCAAGTAA
- a CDS encoding VC0807 family protein, with product MKPRAGLILELVVNLLLPWAAYRVAQPYFGETGALYASAIPPIVWSIVEFIRTRRIDAVAIIVLFGIALSIVGMALGGSPRTLLMRESLASGTIGVLFLLSLFRERPLIFYLARATVAREMAGGAARFEAVWDQQPGLRQMLRLMTFVWGACMTLEMLLRCWMVMTWPVERVLVVSPIIGYSVFGCLLAWTFWYRRRMRTRNSVDIPSREGVTEVAGR from the coding sequence GTGAAACCACGCGCCGGCCTGATTCTGGAACTCGTCGTCAACCTGCTGCTGCCCTGGGCCGCATACCGGGTCGCGCAGCCGTATTTCGGCGAAACCGGTGCGCTGTACGCGTCGGCAATCCCCCCCATCGTCTGGTCGATCGTCGAATTCATTCGCACGCGTCGCATCGATGCGGTCGCAATCATCGTGCTGTTCGGCATCGCGCTGTCGATCGTCGGCATGGCGCTCGGCGGCAGTCCGCGCACGCTGCTGATGCGCGAGTCGCTCGCGTCCGGCACGATCGGCGTGCTGTTCCTGCTGTCGCTGTTCCGCGAGCGTCCGTTGATCTTCTATCTGGCGCGCGCGACCGTGGCCCGCGAGATGGCCGGCGGCGCCGCCCGCTTCGAAGCCGTGTGGGACCAGCAGCCGGGGCTGCGGCAGATGCTCCGGCTGATGACGTTCGTCTGGGGCGCCTGCATGACGCTGGAGATGCTGCTGCGCTGCTGGATGGTGATGACCTGGCCGGTCGAGCGCGTGCTTGTCGTGTCGCCGATCATCGGCTACTCGGTGTTCGGCTGCCTGCTCGCCTGGACGTTCTGGTATCGGCGGCGCATGCGCACACGCAACAGCGTCGACATCCCGAGCCGCGAAGGCGTCACCGAGGTCGCCGGCCGCTGA